From Bactrocera oleae isolate idBacOlea1 chromosome 4, idBacOlea1, whole genome shotgun sequence:
GGTCGAATTCTGCCTCATATAATGGATTAACCGATTCTTCAACTTTCTCATTTGTGCGTAAATATTCTAAACATTCTTCTTTAATTTGAACAGACTGTTCAATAAAATCCTGATCAATCGCCACAGTTACGGTTTCATGTTTCACGCAGGTATCACTCAGACTCGAATGAGCTTGTTCTATTGCCAAATAAAATTGATGGAAATCGCTTACTTTTAACCAACAAATTCGACATATCACGGTTGAAATGGTGTCATTGGGCAGAGGCTAACGTATACGAGTGAAATAgcaattaaacaattaaaaatatgttcacataaattttgttgattggttTGTAGATATAAACACCTGGAACCAGAAGTGTCGTTTCAATATATCCGCAATTTCCAATTGTACGCCATTAACGTCAAATATTTCCAAACACCAATCGGAATCTTTTAAACAGAGTCTGCATAACATTTTGTGAagcaaaaacttttatttcaattttacgttCCTACAAAGAAAGTAATTtgtcaatcaaaatcaaaaaaacatcaaattatttGCGTGAATAGCGTTGCCACATTTCAatcaattgttgttgtagaggcAGAAAATATCCCTCAAgggaatgctgccgagttgacagttcttggccggataaaaatccggttTCGTTCCGATTAGGTAGACACTACTGTCGTTGAAACGATTTCCAATCAATTCTAACAAAGCagttaaaacttaattttaacttaacttaatttaaattaagttttaatttaagttaatttgATTAAGTTGTAATgttaatgttttaatttatagACATgtcttttattgatattttacagaacatatttatctttattttcccTGTAAGTTgttgaaaaatgtaaataatatcaGAATTCAGAATTTTGATCTATTTCCGTATCTCCGTATTTAGATAACAACACGACTTCACAACAGACAACTCGCAATCGCTATGTCTTGTAGTGTAATCGTCTATGTGTTTAAAGCATAAAGTATTCTAAGCTTGCTTCTCTTGATACTAAGCATCCTAAAATcacgttcatttaattttgataagatattttacataacGGCCGATTTATATGGTATTGGGGGAAGTACTGGGTCGGGTAGTAGTAGTACTGAACAGATTTTATCCATTTCTAGTAAGTTAATTTCATTTAGTTATATCGCGAATTCAAGGATGTTTTTCATGTAAAATCAACCGGCACATAGGCTCTCATATTCGGAATCCGAGAGTTCACATAAACATAGAGTTAACATACCTTAGATTAGATAAGATTAGATAAGATTTATTCTCATACCTTCATTGATGTCTGATTTAACCAGCGGAACGTAGTTGTAGTTCGTTTTAGTCTATTTTCAATTGATTCAATAGTTTCTGAGAACAGTATTCATTCAAAAATGGACAGAGTCACGATTGCCTATTGATATtagaaacataaatattaagCCCTGCCTAAtgataaacacacacataatttATCAACCGTTTAAAAGTGGTTTAAATCTTGAACAGCAACGTGTAACGTTTTGGTAGGCGCCCGGAAGTTTGCCCGGAAAAATTAAATGTCGTCACGTTACTGTTTGCTTCAATCAAATGAATTAGACGTCGTTATTTCTTCTAATGGAATCACCTACATCTAAGTTGCAAGTAATAACtcagtttcgaaaaaatattaattaatgttAAAATTTGCTGTATTAAAATTTCTTGCCCCAGTATTTCATATACCTAGTtgcatttatattgtatattgttagGCGAATCAATTGGAATACTTTCAGTTTCgaaatattgctttaatttttagaatattatttcaatatataatatggctcgtgattttgaatttaaaaatttttttaaacctttACTCAGGCTCAGTGGTTAGAGCCTTCATCTATCACTAAATTATCCACGCAAATCTAAAGCGGAAGCTAAATAATCGGATATTAAAGGATATGTAGTATAGTTATATCATATAACTAATTCTAATTAATGACTTTATTTACGTATGGAGAGCTACAAATAAAgacataaattttatgaattataGATATTTTGAGATAAATTATTCTACATTAATATAATACGagtcaaaaatcaataaataataatttacttcttggtgcattttattaaataagcAAACACTTAGATTTTTTCTCGATAAAATGTTTATGACTTCACCTGGATCGACAGTAATATCCCAATGAATTGAAATCATAACCAGAACGCTGACCCTATCATGACCCATTACACTTCGAGGTAGAGTTTTTATTATCTTCATAGCACTAAATTATCCCTCGACGTTAGTTGTTGTAACAGAAAGTGTGGCCAAAACGGCCGTAAAATACGTTACGTCACAATACTCAAACAGTTTCAAAACTTCAGTTGAACAGTTGACAGACTATATTTTTACACACCACCGCCTGTATTATGCTTTCAACTCATTTGATTTACTTACGTCATAAAATCCTGGAAAAAGCAGTTGAAAGATTTTCGGAGTTGGCGCGACTTTCAAAATTTCGTAATAGTGAAAGGGGTTGAGTTATCGAAGTGTTTTTGTAATCAAATTTCAATATTCAATCACAAGAATACGTGACGTAGTTTTCAATCGATGggttttttaatgcaatttcgAAAATTCGGAGGAGGTCAGGGCCCCAAACGTCtgcaaaatatgtacataagcgacaattatattatatatatacgtatgtgcaGACATATTTAATCAAacctcaattaaaaaaaaaaaataataataataataattctttcTATGGCTAAGAAAACACTCAATTCAGATTTTAGTATTCGTAATTTATTAAGACATTAATTTAGAGCTTCGTAAATTTATAACTgttactttatatacatatattattagattaatttaaatatattttaaatcacaGCAgtcttcatatatatgtatgcatatatattttatataaacaatatattaatttttactgaatAAATTCCACATCCCATAAAATCAATTTGATGGTACACATCATTTTTACTATTTCTTAAGAAGTGTTTAGTTAATGGTATCTATTAGCGTATATTTGTTGCATAagcttaaataaaacaaaataataataaatataaagttgaAAAGAGcgcgaaaatgaaaataattaacacataagtatttgtttttaaataaagaaacgTAACACTACTTTATGGATTAACTGTTCTTAAGGATTTGGAATTTGAGGCATATTGGAAGTATCGTTAAAACTCTAAATACTGCACTTGAATAAAAGTTGATAATTACTTTAACATTATTCTCACATAttctacgtatgtatatatgtacatatgtctgctCTGCTATTTGTCCTACAATTTACAGTGATTTACCAATTATTTGCCAATCAGTTCTTTTAGCAAATGTTTAAAGTTCCGTCGACCTGGAATTTCTAGATATTGACTAAAGCCCAGTCGAACGTAAAATCTATAAACCGCGAGTTATTTCTAAAATCAAATCAGTTGAAGTTTATAGTTCAATCCCCAAACGatgatttaataatttatgcaaatattttactaGTACATGGAATGCAATTTTTATTCTTACTGATATTGCATTTGAAGAATatagttttacttgttttttttttttttttttttttttgcatacatttttggCTCTCTTTAAGAGCGCTATATCCAAGTGAAGTTGTACAACTTTTGAtatattatttgataaaataaagtTACATACAATTATTATACTTAGCGCCCATATGaataatataattacatattcTCTGTAAAAGAATGAATATTTTCTATGTTTTTGAAACTCACTCGGTAACGACGGACACTAATACGCATTTGCTGTTTCCGGCTGGTGTGCCAACATACAAAACTTATAGAACAAAATCTTATTGTTTACTTAAGGCAATTAGTGTTATGTCAATGTGTATACTTCGAATTTGATTAGTAGGTAGTGAGCTTCTTAATGCTCTCCTTAAACTAGGAAGAACAACATCTGATTACattcatttgtaaaaaaaacactACTCCTACTAAGAATATCATTTGGACAGACAAAAGAGATTGAAATATGATaggtacgtacatacatatgtgtattttaaAGTTAAGCGttgaattcaaaattaatttggaTGATGTAATAAAACTtactttgtaaaatattttaaataatgtgAAAATAACAATTTACTGCGAAATGGGCAACATAACCTGTTGTACATTTTGCTTAGTGGTTTTAGAAGTTCTCTgtgtaattcaaaattttgaatagtacatacatttttcttaaatgTTTGTCTATTGGTagtgtttctttatttaatgcatatgcacatacttatatattttataacagttagcttttttaattttttaaccgaACAACAtacatgtttaaatatgtatatacatattcaaatatatgggacatatgtatctatgaatgaattttattttattattattattataatattatcgataaacattaaatttgtttGGAAACTAACTATACTTTTAATTGTTAATATATATCTCAcctataagtattttttattaatatttaatacgaATTTGAAGTGCATAACTAAAACAGTAACAGTAAAACTATTTTACACTCTTCGCaatgacaaaaatatttttaaaaaatttaaaatttgtttaacaagTCTACTTGACATTGCACAAGACGAAAATATTAGTTGATATCACCTTAGTAATTATATACATtaacaagtatgtatgcatatacactaatacatacataatatgctTTATGATTTATTCTAGTCGTATTTACTTACTTGCTACATAGTTGTGTGTACACGTTCTTAAAACTGTAGTTCTATTTACGAGAAGTTTTACTTAACTTTTCTATACAtgattttgtatattaattatatagaaTAACTAGAGCAttataattttgcaataatttcgAACTTTCACACATGTCtttctacataaatatttacatatattatgtattatgcatattcgaatatgcacacatacatacacaacttACACATTAACGTTTGTGTTCTTTAAAAGCCAAAATGAACGCATTATTTACAAACGTCAATAAAAACCTGATCAATTCTGGCgattcttaaatatatacacgtaatatttatgtacatacattcggATTGAGtgtagataaaaatttaattacaagtatatgtatgcataatattaaaaatgttataatatttaattgcaaaaattctACATACACGAAAGTTGGGTTAATTAGGAGTCTATTTATGCGCGATATTTAATGGGCAAAGCTTTGTCGTATTTTGTCAATTATAGATACTTCTATCACGATATTAGTAAATGAATGTTTGTTCCTTGTGTATGGCTTTGTCTTTTATGTGTTAAATGCTACGTTACTAACACTTCGTGCATTCCTTTCGCAATGCGTTATATGCATGTGTGAAAGTATAAGGAACTTGAGGATCATGATCACGTTGTTATCGTCTTAAACCTGTTTAACCAGCGACCTGCTGCATGGTGAGCTTATTAATCAGTTGCTGACATAATTTTCCATATTCAAATTGGTCCCCTGAGATGCGTCGCAGTTTTATACCTTTGCCAGCTGTTTGGTTATCACGGCTACGACCTTCGCACACTTGTAATTCTATTTGCAAACCGCCCGAGTATTCTAAGCTGAGATTTGTAATTGTGCTGTTGCCAATGCCGACAAAGCTTCCACAGCAGCCGGAGATGCCAGTAGCAGTCTCCATTGAGGTTGCCGATGATTCACTGGTAGTATTCGATGCATTACTTATACGTGCGTCAGCATACATACTCGATGCACCAGCTGCACTACTATACTCTTCAGACAGCCCTTTGTGAAGGATTGCTCCTTTCGGTGGCATTGTTTGGTCGATGGTTTGTTTGACTAATTCCAGTATGCGTGTCGGATCGAGGTTAGAGCATTCATGCGGTAACGGAACTTCGTAACACATCTCCTCGGACATACGGCGAGAGTCACAAATGGAATCGGGCGACAAATGTCCCTCCGTATGATCGCCAATTTCAGAATGTGATTCCGATTTAAAACCCGAGCTGGCAGATGGTTCTTGACATGGTGAGAGATTGTTAGAATCGTTACTTAATGAATCATCGGAGAAGCCAAGGGATTTATCACTCCCGCGGCGGTTCGACTCGCTGACATTGTTCGTTGCACTGGCATCGCTTTCCAAACGGGTTGACGGGTTGTCACCTGCACACTCCAAACTAGTTTTACGTCCGGTACCGCGTGTGATCGAAGGCATATCACTGGAGGATTCTGTTATAATGAGGCCCTGTTAAAATAGGTCCAGTTGGCattattacattaaaaaaaaaaatttttaaatagaaaagcaTTTGTAGTCCGTATATTTTTGGAAACACTCACTTGCAAAGACATCAGAGGAGCGGGTGGTTCCAGTGAATCGCAATCACTGTCTCGACTATTTTCCGAACTCAATGCTACTAGTGTGATTTCACTACCTTGCACGTCCGTAAGACATATTTGTGGATGAGAAGGTTGAAAAGGAGATGATATGTCTTCATTGATAAGACCACCGGTGCAGCCAACATGTGGTGTTCCAGTTGAAATTGTATGATACATCTGTCCATTTGCATTCTCTTCTTGTATTATACAGAGATTCGGTGAGGCGGGAGGCGTGGTTACCACTCGTACAGTTTGCGCTGGGGACAAATTTAGTGGTTTGAGATCAAAGGTAGATAATTGCGGTATCATCCAATTCACATGTTGTTGAGCAAACGTATTGATAGGTATCTCAGTAGTGGTGTGGTCAGATGTACATACATCCATGGAAAGGTCTAAGGGCTGAttgacagcagcagcagcagctgaaGCTATAGACGTTGCGGAGGATGCAATTTCACTAGCAGCTGAAGTGCCACGCGTAATGGAACCGCCTCCACCCGTAGATAACACGGAAATACCTTTGGTTATTTGATGCAGGGGCGAAGATCCGCCACCACCATTGCCACTAATGGAGTTAGAATTAAATGATCCAGTACCTCGAATATAAGGATTTGGCGAAGACGAGCCACTAAAGCTGCTATAGATTGGTGACTGACAACCGCTGCTGCTATTTGAACCACTGAAGTGTCCACCACTAGCGGATGCAACCACACTCTGACTAAGAGTTATATGACTGAATTGTCCCACAATACCATTACTAGGATGGTGCATTTGTGGATGCACCAGTCCAAaatgctgctgctgttgataCGGGCCTTTGCCTAACATTTGCTTCGAGTATGTGCCCATATTGTATGTGCTACAAGATGGTTGTTGAAGCGTTAGCGGTCCACTCACAGCGCTTATAACACTTGCATTGGCGCTATTTGGCAAAGATAGTGGCGAAACACTTAAACTATACGTTGCAGCCTGATGCTGCATGCCAGGCGACGTCATATCTAGGTGTCCACCACTCACTGCGACATTTCCAGAATGTGCCGTCAATCCCAAATGAGAGGCCAAGTCCAAAGGCACAATTCCagtagaaattattttatttgccacTTCTGTATTAAGACGGTGCTCCTTAACGAGGCGATCCAGATGTGGCATAAGAGCACGCACTGCTTCTGGTGGTACTTCGAGATCCTGACCTCGTCGGAACGCCATATGTGGTGCGGGTTTACCGTGTATAGGCGAACCTTTGGAAAAAAGTtggaacaaatatatattattcattttattttatttggaaagttatttccatatttttggaatttttcataATAGTACTACCTAACCAGCAATCTCAAATTCAATCTGATTAGAACTAGAAACAAAaactaacaaatataaatataattttatatttttttgtaagatTCGGATAGGATAAATATGTAGCTCTTTTGcggcatatgtacatagttctaattttcaaaagtaaacgTTAGGCATGGCTAGGAATCTATAACTTTTCCATGACCTTGATCTTACAAATTAATAGAATAAGGAATGTCATATGTATTTAAGACGAacaatgattttaaaaattttatatttaaattttggaaGCTTACCAGGCAAACTTATCGAGTTCTCAGAAAGTGGGGGTGTTGGAGCGATTAGAAAGTTACGTTGTGCCGATACTTTTTGTAAATACTGACATTCTTGCAGCGGCCCTTGGAACTGCGCTTTAGAGCCTTCTGAAGCACGTCGTACCGGGCTATATCGGcctataaagagaaaaaaatgcaTTCGGAGAgaacaaagtaaataaaagatCAAATATTGAGTGGATATAGGTATACATTCATATAATAGTTATGACGAGCTAAGCTCTTATTTAATCGGCATAACTACAATTTATTCTTTCggagtatttaaatatatactttttatatcatacgaaaatattcgaaattttctgaaaaatgcatatatatgtccCTATAAAgcgtttttatttgaaaaatgtctACATGTCCAATGAGACATGATGTCTAACACGTAAAAGGCAATTAATTAAACTAGGTCATCATCGTATGCAAGTAATtacaaatgtaattaattactatttattattaaatttttatttcttttctaatTCACTTTCTGCTTTTCAATAACCTTGAACAAATAATATTGTAAGCGGGGAAACATATAACGGGAAAATATGCATGTAATTAAGTGGTTAATATTTGTAAGTAAGCAAACTGATttttaatactaaaatattGACACCACAGGCCTATGATTACGTAGTATGTCTGGGCAAAGAAAAACTTTAACAGACTCCACTAGATTCATAGTTCTatagtttttttattcataCATGTACCAGTATTTATATACTTCCTTATTAAACATATTCAAACTCTTGAATTCTTTAAGAAAATCATAATTTCACTATCACAATTGAAAggcaaaaaaagaaagaaaatccaaaaataaagaaaattacaatattatacttaaatttaacaaaaaattgtcttaaatcgaaaacaaacatattaaattttaaaattaaaataacgaaaaacaaaaacttaccAACTTCTTGGACTGTTGGTAGTTTATTTGTGGACTTGAAATGGACTCGTCTATTATTTCCAGTGGCGCTTGGAGGACCTTGTTGCCCCGCCAAAGCTGCATTGCTCAATGCCTGTGCTGGCAAAATATTGGAACTTGACGACGAATGGTAAGTCATTAGGCTGGTCGTGGGAGGGGATTGACTGAGTGAGGGATTCGGTGCGCCATGTGGATGTGTATGCGATTGATGTTGCTGCATTTTCAAAGCAGGTGGCAGGTAATTTCGATTCATACGCGATTCCACTTCACGTATGAGCTCGGGACTGATAACTATGATGCAAGGGAGGGAAAAGGAATGGATGGTTTGGAGTTATGGTAATAATGGGAGTGTATACGTGGAGGAGGGGAAGAGCCGATAAATAGTGGGGGCAACGCAGGGCATTTCGGTTTTTAGTTGATTATACAATATACATTACATCCaagcaaaaatcaaataaaataaattttaacgttttgtttataatgtatgaatgtatataaaaCGAAAAGAGAaacgaaaagtaaaatttaataacataaaattaatatgtaataaaaacaaataagtttaGAAAGATTATAAtgaaacataaatttaactttaaaaatcagctgttattattaaatataatcatAGTAGTAAATGAACAATAACTGCAATATAGCGAACCTGCACATGCGCAACGCAAGCCTTATGAATTCATTTGTCGTTATGAGCATGTTTATACAGCGTTCGTTTAGCAGAATATTAAACATATGAGCTATatgaatgtgaaatattttcaactaacCTGGCGGTCGTTCTGTCACTGTGAGTAGACCGGTACGTCGTGTACGCATTCCACCACCACCACTTGTTCCGCCTGTTCCCGACTGTGGTGACATGATTGTCGGCATTTGTTGCTCCAGAGGTGGTTCATATACACCACATACTGGACAAGTCTCGCCCGGATTGTGCTGTATTGATAGGTCCTCGGTGCAACTGACTGTGTGTCGTTTTCCACGAATTTGAATATATCTAaaaatgaatatgtatgtgatatgaacattttttatttaatattaatttgattaatttttttagaagacATATACCACCATACCGAGAGGCGAATCATATATAAAGttctgaaataattaaaatacagcAGACAACTTTGAGTTTGCTGAGTTATTTACAGTTAAACAAAGCTTGCAAACTAGAGAAGAAGTGCTCATTTCAGGAAtgatacaaattatatttgctTAAGCTCAGTCCAATACTTACTTCAAATTGTACTTACTTTTGTATCTCCTCGCTGTTTTCTTCGCTAACAGTATCGCCCGTCCCCAATTGAGATAGTTGGGTTTGTTCACGCATACCGTGTACCGTATGTCTATCGGCGGAGGCCCCACTCAATCCGCTAGTATTAGATACGTTCGGGTTAATATAGTATGTGTTTCTTTCCATTTGTTGCGTTTGCCCAGTTGCTTGGTGTGTATTACTCCCCGTCGAGGGATAATAAATATGCAGATTTGCACCACCATCTGATGCCCGACGTCCAAATGAACCTAAGCATAAGCATACAATTAATAGAAAAGTATGCTAATTATTTATTACACTTACTTGCACCCATCACTATTGGAGGTTTCAAAAGATGTTGGTCCTTAATAGTTAAATTGTGCAACGGTTGATTCTGTAACATTGGCAAGTTCATTGGCAAGTATGGGCCTGTATCATTCTTATTTTCAGGAGGACATTTGAAATTGATTGGCGGCACATTTGGATTGGCAAGTGCTTGCTCGTGTGCCACATCACCAGGCCCTACAGTGTGTCGCCTTGTATTACCGCCGTTTCCCCCAGCATTGGCACACAAATGATTTTGATTTTGTGGCtgaaatgttgaaaattatACTATATTTCATAATGCACAAAGCCAAAATGAGTATTCACTAACCTCGTTTGGTCGCGCCACACATTCCAATTCGAACTCGCCAAACTTCTCCAAATCCACCGAAACATCAGTCCATTGGAAGCCTAAGCCGCCTTGTAGCGCATTTGTGTTGGTCAGCGGACTCAAGCGATCAATCGATTCCTGCTTGATGGGTTCAGAACGGTCGACAACACCAGTAGTAATGCTGGTTTTGCGTAATCTGAAGTTGTAACAGCAGAAGCAGTGTTAGCACAGCAATAAACACAAGACAAAGCCGTCATATTCTATGTTAATATTTAACTGGGGATATTAAAGGAATTATCTGCCTGTATGCATGTTCAAATGGCTATTAACACTCTAACTTGGTTGAgaccaaataaaattttcacttagtTTTTGCTATAAAGAGTTAAGCGATCAGCCAGAGAAAAAGCCTTTTATAACATTATTAACTGAAGTAAGTTCAGTCCCTCGTCCGCATGCACTATAATACGTACTGTAACTTACATAACTTTTTGGAATTTATTATGATGTACGGGTATGTGAACCAAACTCAAGGCTGAGAATTCGACTTAAATAGTCGCAATAGAGAGTTGAGAGAGGAAGCTGGGGCTAGAAAATATATGAATAGTTTTATTCTTATTATTCAACAGTTGAGGAGTACTTGGATACATGTTGCCTATAGGTAATCCCTTCTATTGAGCTGAACGCGAGCTAAAGGTGGCATAAGGCGCCAAGAGTAGAAAAATGGAGCGAACGTATTTCTTTACTATGTATTAAGCATACTTGTGTAGAGCAAACACTTCCTGGTGACAGGTAATCTTGAACAGC
This genomic window contains:
- the Sik3 gene encoding uncharacterized protein Sik3 isoform X2, which produces MAASISDNYKVPSTSKISVDKLLRVGYYELEKTIGKGNFAVVKLASNIVTKSKVAIKIIDKTCLNREYLTKTFREISILKSLRHPHITRLYEVMQSETMIYLVTEYASNGEIFDHLAENGPMKELEAARVFTQLVSAVQYCHSMGVVHRDLKAENVLLDNDMNIKLADFGFSNRYEEGSPLTTWCGSPPYAAPEVFQGLEYDGPKADIWSLGVVLYALVCGALPFNGDTLLELKGRVVTGKFRIPYFMSRDCEHLLRNMLVVEPDRRYTLKQIIKHRWLSDWAAELNDISDSIGGCSSGANATAYTHQTESNSLVRSDSNSSFNPHGPVAVANLDTEIMRNMLQLPGLTADMIAESVHNQRFDNIYAIYNLLADKLQQKRREHHRMQHQAAYSRLRKTSITTGVVDRSEPIKQESIDRLSPLTNTNALQGGLGFQWTDVSVDLEKFGEFELECVARPNEPQNQNHLCANAGGNGGNTRRHTVGPGDVAHEQALANPNVPPINFKCPPENKNDTGPYLPMNLPMLQNQPLHNLTIKDQHLLKPPIVMGASSFGRRASDGGANLHIYYPSTGSNTHQATGQTQQMERNTYYINPNVSNTSGLSGASADRHTVHGMREQTQLSQLGTGDTVSEENSEEIQKYIQIRGKRHTVSCTEDLSIQHNPGETCPVCGVYEPPLEQQMPTIMSPQSGTGGTSGGGGMRTRRTGLLTVTERPPVISPELIREVESRMNRNYLPPALKMQQHQSHTHPHGAPNPSLSQSPPTTSLMTYHSSSSSNILPAQALSNAALAGQQGPPSATGNNRRVHFKSTNKLPTVQEVGSPIHGKPAPHMAFRRGQDLEVPPEAVRALMPHLDRLVKEHRLNTEVANKIISTGIVPLDLASHLGLTAHSGNVAVSGGHLDMTSPGMQHQAATYSLSVSPLSLPNSANASVISAVSGPLTLQQPSCSTYNMGTYSKQMLGKGPYQQQQHFGLVHPQMHHPSNGIVGQFSHITLSQSVVASASGGHFSGSNSSSGCQSPIYSSFSGSSSPNPYIRGTGSFNSNSISGNGGGGSSPLHQITKGISVLSTGGGGSITRGTSAASEIASSATSIASAAAAAVNQPLDLSMDVCTSDHTTTEIPINTFAQQHVNWMIPQLSTFDLKPLNLSPAQTVRVVTTPPASPNLCIIQEENANGQMYHTISTGTPHVGCTGGLINEDISSPFQPSHPQICLTDVQGSEITLVALSSENSRDSDCDSLEPPAPLMSLQGLIITESSSDMPSITRGTGRKTSLECAGDNPSTRLESDASATNNVSESNRRGSDKSLGFSDDSLSNDSNNLSPCQEPSASSGFKSESHSEIGDHTEGHLSPDSICDSRRMSEEMCYEVPLPHECSNLDPTRILELVKQTIDQTMPPKGAILHKGLSEEYSSAAGASSMYADARISNASNTTSESSATSMETATGISGCCGSFVGIGNSTITNLSLEYSGGLQIELQVCEGRSRDNQTAGKGIKLRRISGDQFEYGKLCQQLINKLTMQQVAG